The Sporomusaceae bacterium FL31 genome contains a region encoding:
- a CDS encoding dehydrogenase, FMN-dependent, whose product MNYKELLENARTGIGSYCKACPVCNGIACRNSIPGPGAKGVGDNAIRNYQKWQEIRVNMDTICENKPVDTTLELFGQTFKYPFFAAPVGAVNMHYGDRLNDMLYNDILVSACMENGIAAFTGDGVDPKVMEGATAAIAKANGCGVPTVKPWNMGIITEKLDLVRKAGAFAVAMDIDAAGLPFLKNMTPPAGSKSVDELRRIAEIAGIPFIVKGIMSTKGALKAKAAGASAIVVSNHGGRVLDQCPSTAEVLPEIAEAAGSQLKILVDGGIRSGTDIFKALALGADGVLICRPFVTAVYGGEKAGVKVYIEKLAEELKDTMAMCGAFSLNEITKDMVRI is encoded by the coding sequence ATGAACTACAAAGAATTACTAGAAAATGCACGCACCGGTATCGGCAGTTATTGCAAAGCATGTCCTGTCTGTAATGGGATTGCCTGTAGAAACAGCATCCCAGGGCCAGGTGCAAAAGGTGTTGGGGACAATGCCATCCGCAACTATCAGAAGTGGCAGGAAATTCGCGTAAATATGGATACTATTTGCGAGAATAAACCGGTAGACACCACTTTAGAATTATTTGGCCAAACCTTTAAATATCCGTTTTTCGCAGCACCAGTTGGTGCGGTAAATATGCACTATGGTGATCGACTTAATGATATGCTTTATAATGACATTCTGGTTTCCGCCTGCATGGAAAATGGAATCGCTGCGTTTACCGGTGACGGTGTAGATCCGAAAGTCATGGAGGGCGCAACTGCTGCTATTGCTAAGGCTAATGGTTGCGGTGTGCCTACCGTTAAGCCATGGAATATGGGGATCATCACCGAAAAATTGGATCTAGTGCGTAAGGCAGGTGCTTTTGCGGTTGCCATGGATATCGACGCTGCCGGATTGCCTTTCTTAAAAAACATGACACCTCCAGCGGGCAGCAAATCGGTTGATGAACTTCGCCGCATTGCTGAAATTGCCGGTATTCCCTTTATCGTGAAAGGAATCATGAGCACAAAGGGTGCGCTGAAAGCAAAAGCAGCAGGCGCCTCCGCTATTGTTGTCTCCAATCATGGCGGCAGAGTACTAGATCAATGCCCGTCAACCGCGGAAGTACTGCCAGAAATCGCTGAAGCTGCCGGAAGCCAGCTGAAAATTCTTGTCGATGGCGGTATCCGCTCTGGCACAGATATTTTTAAAGCTCTTGCACTTGGTGCTGACGGTGTTCTAATCTGTCGTCCATTCGTTACCGCTGTTTATGGCGGCGAAAAAGCTGGCGTTAAAGTTTACATTGAAAAACTGGCTGAAGAATTAAAGGATACGATGGCAATGTGCGGAGCATTTAGCCTGAATGAAATTACAAAGGATATGGTACGTATCTAA